Proteins from one bacterium genomic window:
- a CDS encoding tetratricopeptide repeat protein, translating into MAVSLLVGLLVWSALACESHAVRSFRGGRLYVTGTEALDRGDATAAVRALEEAAVLVPTASEIRNHLGLAYQATGDRDRARDAFEAAIDLDCDNMAARSNLARLDAGPGAPVEETRSER; encoded by the coding sequence ATGGCCGTTTCGCTCCTCGTAGGACTGCTCGTCTGGAGCGCTCTCGCCTGCGAGAGCCATGCAGTCCGGAGCTTTCGCGGGGGCCGGCTCTACGTGACCGGGACGGAGGCGCTCGATCGAGGGGATGCGACCGCGGCGGTGCGTGCGCTCGAAGAGGCCGCCGTCCTCGTGCCCACGGCGAGCGAGATCCGCAACCACCTGGGCCTCGCCTACCAGGCGACGGGCGACCGCGACCGGGCGCGGGACGCCTTCGAGGCGGCGATCGATCTCGATTGCGACAACATGGCGGCGCGCAGCAACCTGGCCCGCCTCGACGCGGGCCCGGGCGCCCCGGTCGAGGAGACGCGTAGTGAGCGATGA
- a CDS encoding transcriptional repressor translates to MAHEVELEALATYLEKNHLKQTKQRELILHTFLDANRHVTSEDLYQAVRKEHSNIGYTTVYRTMKLLVEAGLATERHFDDGITRYEIEHEHHDHLVCVKCGKIQEFECEEIEERQREVATEHGFEILRHRHELYGHCSSCRENA, encoded by the coding sequence ATGGCCCACGAAGTCGAGCTCGAGGCGCTTGCCACCTACCTCGAGAAGAACCACCTGAAGCAGACGAAGCAGCGCGAGCTGATTCTGCACACGTTCCTCGACGCCAATCGTCACGTGACGAGCGAGGATCTCTACCAGGCGGTCCGCAAAGAGCACTCGAACATCGGGTACACGACGGTGTACCGGACGATGAAGCTCCTCGTGGAGGCGGGGCTCGCGACCGAACGCCACTTCGACGACGGGATCACGCGCTACGAGATCGAGCACGAACACCACGATCACCTGGTCTGCGTCAAGTGCGGGAAGATCCAGGAGTTCGAGTGCGAAGAGATCGAGGAGCGCCAGCGCGAAGTCGCGACGGAGCACGGCTTCGAGATCCTGCGCCACCGGCACGAGCTCTACGGCCATTGTTCGTCGTGCCGGGAGAACGCGTAG
- a CDS encoding YifB family Mg chelatase-like AAA ATPase, with the protein MIRVWSATLDGLRGVPIEVEVRLSSQLPRVDVVGLPEAAVRESTSRIRGAIAAAGLSFPDRRVTVNLAPAELRKQGAGLDLPIAIAVLGAVGDALDAEMLGGRGFVGELALDGRLRGTRGVLAAVLALRDAGLDEVIVPDDCAARAAQAPGVRVIAAADLQAVIEHLEGRGTCAIAKPPGVFDDPIEEVVCLSDVRGQALPRRALEIAAAGGHGLLLTGPPGAGKTLLARRLPGLLPPLDDPERLEAFCILDASGLAPEGAHASARPPFRAPHHGASAAGLLGGGSPIRAGEVSLAHHGVLFLDELPEFDRRCLESLREVIEQGVVRIARASVRCELPARFQLVAAANPCPCGFHGTPDRDCRCDDAALARYRRRLSGPLLDRIDLSVRVGEVAWDALRGGQPSETSALVRERVLEARHRQRRRGVRCNAEIPDRALDEQVAAEASALDLLGEAVERFALSARGARRVMRVARTIADLAGHATTNRSAIAEALQLRMPGAPP; encoded by the coding sequence ATGATCCGCGTGTGGAGCGCGACCCTCGATGGACTCCGCGGGGTGCCGATCGAGGTCGAAGTGCGGCTTTCGTCCCAGCTGCCGCGGGTCGATGTCGTCGGGCTGCCGGAGGCCGCGGTCCGCGAGAGCACGTCCCGGATCCGCGGCGCGATCGCCGCCGCCGGGCTCTCCTTCCCCGACCGGCGGGTCACGGTCAACCTCGCACCGGCCGAGCTCCGCAAGCAGGGGGCCGGGCTCGATCTGCCGATCGCAATCGCGGTGCTCGGTGCGGTGGGCGATGCACTCGATGCGGAGATGCTCGGAGGACGAGGATTCGTCGGCGAGCTCGCTCTCGACGGACGACTGCGTGGCACGCGCGGCGTGCTCGCGGCGGTGCTCGCGCTGCGGGACGCGGGACTCGACGAGGTGATCGTGCCCGACGACTGCGCGGCGCGTGCCGCGCAGGCACCCGGCGTGCGCGTAATCGCCGCCGCCGATCTCCAGGCCGTCATCGAACACCTCGAGGGCCGCGGGACCTGCGCGATCGCGAAGCCGCCGGGCGTCTTCGACGACCCGATCGAGGAAGTGGTCTGTCTATCGGACGTACGGGGACAGGCGCTGCCCCGCCGCGCGCTGGAGATCGCGGCGGCCGGCGGACACGGGCTGCTCCTCACCGGACCGCCCGGCGCTGGCAAGACCCTCCTCGCGCGACGACTTCCGGGACTGCTGCCCCCGCTCGACGATCCGGAACGGCTCGAGGCGTTCTGCATCCTGGACGCATCCGGGCTGGCGCCGGAGGGCGCCCACGCCAGCGCCCGTCCGCCGTTCCGCGCCCCTCATCACGGCGCCAGCGCGGCGGGGCTGCTGGGCGGGGGCTCGCCGATCCGCGCCGGCGAGGTCTCCCTCGCCCACCACGGCGTGCTCTTCCTGGACGAGCTGCCGGAGTTCGATCGGCGCTGCCTCGAATCTCTGCGCGAAGTCATCGAGCAGGGCGTCGTTCGGATCGCCCGGGCGAGCGTGCGCTGCGAGCTTCCGGCCCGCTTCCAACTGGTGGCCGCGGCGAACCCGTGTCCGTGCGGATTCCATGGCACGCCCGACCGCGACTGCCGCTGCGACGATGCCGCCCTCGCGCGCTATCGCCGGCGACTCTCGGGTCCGCTGCTCGACCGGATCGATCTCTCGGTCCGCGTCGGCGAGGTCGCCTGGGACGCGCTCCGCGGCGGGCAGCCGAGCGAGACCAGCGCCCTCGTTCGCGAAAGAGTGCTCGAAGCGAGGCACCGGCAACGCAGACGCGGCGTGCGCTGCAATGCCGAGATCCCCGACCGTGCGCTCGACGAGCAGGTCGCCGCGGAGGCGAGCGCGCTCGATCTGCTCGGCGAGGCCGTCGAGCGGTTCGCGCTCTCGGCCCGCGGCGCACGACGCGTGATGCGGGTCGCGCGGACCATCGCCGACCTCGCCGGACACGCGACGACGAACCGCTCCGCGATCGCGGAGGCCCTGCAGCTCCGGATGCCAGGGGCACCGCCATGA